The following coding sequences lie in one Lepidochelys kempii isolate rLepKem1 chromosome 18, rLepKem1.hap2, whole genome shotgun sequence genomic window:
- the LOC140900132 gene encoding uncharacterized protein, producing MPPGARRSPVWSNGEVLDLIHVWEEEAVQSQLRSSRRNYNTFGQISRAMMERGHDRDALQCRVKVKELRNAYHKAREANSRSGDSPATCRFFKELDVILGGDPTSTLKTTMDTSEAVAVQSSTKQEEESRREGAEETVGPEPEDSPASLDARNQELFSSQEEGSQSQWTVLREEQTAEEVPNATLRSQPSLLSMAKRLQRIRKRQRRTKEDLLHEVMQQSRTENQKVQEWRETERRLHQQNVDCRHQSTERLISIMEHQVDSMQVLVAPASPSPRSPCPKTLSHVTTSPLPPTSGFLLPPAASNTCSFTTQPCKLQPLPTALNPHHHAA from the exons ATGCCTCCAGgagccaggcgatccccagtatggagcaatggcgaggtgctggacctcatccatgtttgggaggaggaagctgtccagtcccagctgcgctccagccgtaggaattacaataccttcgggcagatatcaagggccatgatggaaaggggccatgaccgggacgctctgcagtgcagggttaaagtgaaggagttgcggaatgcctaccacaaagcgcgggaggcaaacagccgctccggtgaTTCCCCCGCAACCTGCCGTTTCttcaaagagctggacgtgatacttgggggtgaccccacctccactctgaagaccaccatggacacttcagaagCTGTAGCAGTGCAGAGTTCAACAAAACAGGAGGAAGAAAGCAGAAGAGAGGGTGCTGAGGAGACAGTGGGGCCAGAGCCAGAGGACAgcccggcatccctagatgcacgcaaccaggagctgttttcaagccaggaggaaggtagccagtcgcagtGGACGGTGCTTCgggaagaacaaacagcagaggaGGTGCCCA atgcaaccttgagatcgcAGCCGTCCCTGTTATCAATGGCCAAAAgactgcaaagaatcaggaagcgGCAGCGAAGAACCaaagaggacctgctgcatgaagtcatgcagcagtcccgtactgaaaatcaaaaagtacaGGAGTGGCGGGAGACTGAAAGGAGGCTCCACCAGCAGAATGTGGATTGCCGGCACCAAAGCACGGAGCGGCTCATAAGCATTATGGAGCACCAAGTGGACTCGATGCAGGTGCTCGTAgcacctgcctccccctccccccgcagcccttgtcccaaaactctttcccatgtcaCCACCAGCCCACTTCCCCCAACATCTGGTTTCTtattgccaccagctgcctccaacacctgtagcttcaccacccagccctgcaaactacaacccttacccactgccctcaacccccatcaccatgcagcatag